The following proteins come from a genomic window of Canis aureus isolate CA01 chromosome 3, VMU_Caureus_v.1.0, whole genome shotgun sequence:
- the HSD11B2 gene encoding 11-beta-hydroxysteroid dehydrogenase type 2 has protein sequence MERWPWPSGGAWLLVAARALLQLLRADLRLGRPLLAALALLAALDWLCQRLLPPPAALAALAAAGWMALSRLARPPRLPVATRAVLITGCDSGFGKETAKKLDAMGFTVLATVLELDGPGALELRACCSPRLRLLQMDLTKPADISRALEFTKAHTSSTGLWGLVNNAGHNDVVADVELSPVATFRSCMEVNFFGALELTKGLLPLLRRSRGRIVTVGSPAGDMPYPCLAAYGTSKAAMALLMDTFSCELLPWGVKVSVIQPGCFKTESVRNVGHWEQRKQLLLASLPRELLQAYGEDYIEHLHGQFLHSLRLALPDLSPVVDAITDALLAAQPRRRYYPGRGLGLMYFIHYYLPEGLRRRFLQTFFINHCLPRALRPGQPGSTPAQEAAQDPDPNEGPSPMAAQ, from the exons atGGAGCGCTGGCCTTGGCCGTCGGGCGGCGCCTGGCTGCTCGTGGCGGCCCGCgcgctgctgcagctgctgcgcGCGGACCTGCGTCTGGGCCGCCCGCTGCTGGCGGCGCTGGCGCTGCTGGCCGCGCTCGACTGGCTGTGCCAGCGCCTGctgcccccgcccgccgcgctcGCCGCGCTGGCCGCCGCCGGCTGGATGGCGCTGTCCCGCCTGGCGCGCCCGCCGCGCCTGCCCGTGGCCACTCGCGCGGTGCTCATCACCG GCTGTGACTCTGGTTTTGGCAAGGAGACGGCCAAGAAGCTAGATGCCATGGGCTTCACGGTGCTGGCCACCGTGTTGGAGTTGGATGGCCCTGGTGCCCTAGAGCTGCGTGCCTGCTGTTCCCCTCGCCTAAGGCTGCTGCAGATGGACCTGACCAAGCCAGCAGACATCAGCCGAGCACTGGAGTTCACAAAGGCCCACACCAGCAGCACAG GCTTGTGGGGCCTGGTCAACAATGCAGGCCACAACGATGTAGTGGCCGATGTGGAGCTGTCCCCTGTGGCCACATTCCGCAGCTGCATGGAGGTGAATTTCTTCGGGGCGCTTGAGCTGACCAAGGGTCTCTTGCCACTGCTGCGCCGCTCGAGGGGTCGTATAGTGACTGTGGGAAGCCCAGCAG GAGACATGCCATACCCATGCTTGGCAGCCTATGGGACCTCCAAAGCGGCCATGGCGCTGCTCATGGACACATTCAGCTGTGAACTTCTGCCCTGGGGGGTCAAGGTCAGCGTCATCCAGCCTGGCTGCTTTAAGACAG AGTCCGTGCGGAATGTGGGACATTGGGAGCAGCGCAAGCAGCTGCTGCTGGCCAGCCTGCCCCGAGAGTTGCTCCAGGCCTACGGCGAAGACTACATTGAGCACTTACACGGGCAGTTCCTGCATTCACTGCGCCTCGCCCTGCCAGACCTCAGCCCAGTCGTAGATGCCATCACTGACGCGCTGCTGGCAGCTCAGCCACGCCGCCGCTATTACCCAGGCCGTGGCCTGGGGCTCATGTACTTCATCCACTACTACCTGCCTGAGGGCCTGCGGCGCCGCTTCCTGCAGACCTTCTTCATCAATCACTGTCTGCCAAGAGCGCTGCGGCCTGGCCAGCCTGGCTCTaccccagcccaggaggcagCCCAGGACCCAGATCCAAATGAAGGCCCTTCCCCCATGGCAGCCCAATGA